One Micromonospora eburnea genomic region harbors:
- a CDS encoding YncE family protein, whose translation MMAGETISRRTVLTALAGTGAVALIGCDPVRQRQPSSVTLTDPLLVEVDGGLGVLRGGERLTIPRAVATADGRAVYATAPDGAGTTFWRVDTATGRTSTRVTLPGRWLPQAVSTDGTQVALTSQAGNATSGRPDGRDVTPVLIADLTGIRHRFELRGNFVPEAFTEDLAGLFVLEWLPARAPDRYRVRVVDLATRTPGPLSTRAKTPVPPGAEEEMRGDGRQAVLAPNRTTLYTLYTHQPDHRHTRDLISGRPGNVHAFVHTLNLVDRWAYCVDLPHPFGEAPASGHALAISPDGDRLHVVDVTSGGIAEISTEELTVRRTATLAGGTGAGHAAAGRDRLFVASGTAVRVVDVDALRDVTGWPVREPVTGLVLSPDGSRLYVGQTDAVSWHDPATGKELGRAEVPGLVAVHGLAGRA comes from the coding sequence ATGATGGCAGGAGAGACGATCTCGCGGCGTACCGTACTGACCGCGCTCGCCGGCACCGGTGCCGTGGCGCTGATCGGCTGCGACCCGGTCCGGCAACGACAGCCGAGCAGCGTCACGCTCACCGACCCACTACTCGTCGAGGTCGACGGCGGTCTCGGCGTACTGCGCGGTGGCGAGCGGCTGACAATCCCGCGCGCGGTCGCCACCGCCGACGGGCGGGCGGTCTACGCGACCGCACCCGACGGCGCGGGCACGACGTTCTGGCGGGTCGACACCGCCACCGGCCGCACCTCCACCCGGGTCACCCTGCCCGGACGGTGGCTGCCGCAGGCGGTCTCGACCGACGGTACGCAGGTGGCGCTCACCTCTCAGGCCGGAAACGCCACGAGCGGACGCCCGGACGGGCGGGACGTGACCCCGGTGCTGATCGCCGACCTCACCGGGATCCGGCACCGGTTCGAGCTGCGGGGGAACTTCGTACCGGAGGCGTTCACCGAAGACCTCGCCGGACTGTTCGTCCTCGAGTGGCTGCCGGCCCGGGCACCGGATCGCTACCGGGTCCGGGTCGTCGATCTCGCCACGAGGACGCCCGGCCCGCTGTCCACCCGAGCCAAGACGCCGGTCCCGCCCGGTGCCGAGGAGGAGATGCGCGGCGACGGGCGCCAGGCCGTGCTCGCGCCGAACCGCACCACCCTCTACACGCTCTACACGCATCAGCCCGATCACCGGCACACGCGCGACCTGATCAGTGGCCGGCCGGGCAATGTGCACGCGTTCGTGCACACGCTGAACCTCGTCGACCGCTGGGCGTACTGCGTCGACCTGCCGCACCCGTTCGGGGAGGCGCCCGCGAGTGGCCACGCCCTGGCGATCAGCCCGGACGGAGACCGGCTCCACGTCGTCGACGTCACCTCGGGCGGCATCGCGGAGATCTCCACGGAGGAGCTCACGGTACGCCGGACGGCCACCCTGGCCGGGGGCACCGGCGCCGGCCACGCCGCCGCCGGCCGCGACCGCCTCTTCGTCGCGTCCGGGACGGCGGTACGCGTGGTGGACGTCGACGCCCTCCGCGACGTCACCGGCTGGCCGGTCCGTGAACCCGTCACCGGCCTCGTGCTCAGCCCCGACGGCAGCCGCCTCTACGTGGGCCAGACCGATGCGGTGAGCTGGCACGATCCGGCCACCGGTAAGGAACTCGGCCGAGCCGAGGTGCCCGGCCTGGTGGCCGTGCACGGCCTCGCCGGGCGTGCCTGA
- a CDS encoding phosphatase PAP2 family protein, whose amino-acid sequence MLRPVPGGWWLDGLLVAALAALTAALVWWSPLLDVDIAVRDWCDGHRPPPVTVLMRAFDYLGQGGALIVVTLLVTGWLAWRHRTVRPVIPTGLAPIISTLLIVGLKRWTSRGAPHHGSVRMFSHGPEEFYPSGHVSNAIVYFTVLAMLLAPYLPVPARRLVQWLPGVLTFIGTTYLGYHWFTDSIGGYLLGLLIARLLLRVPWRTVPLPRWLDRAPP is encoded by the coding sequence GTGCTGCGGCCGGTCCCGGGCGGCTGGTGGCTCGACGGCCTGCTCGTCGCCGCCCTCGCCGCGCTCACCGCGGCGCTGGTCTGGTGGTCGCCGCTGCTCGACGTGGACATCGCCGTACGGGACTGGTGCGACGGCCACCGACCGCCGCCGGTGACCGTGCTGATGCGGGCCTTCGACTATCTGGGGCAGGGCGGAGCGCTGATCGTCGTCACCCTGCTGGTGACCGGCTGGCTGGCCTGGCGTCACCGGACCGTGCGCCCCGTCATCCCGACCGGGCTGGCCCCGATCATCAGTACACTGCTGATTGTCGGGCTGAAGCGGTGGACCTCACGAGGCGCACCGCACCACGGCTCGGTACGCATGTTCAGTCACGGCCCGGAGGAGTTCTATCCGTCGGGGCACGTCAGCAACGCGATCGTCTACTTCACCGTGCTGGCGATGCTGCTCGCGCCGTACCTGCCCGTGCCGGCTCGCCGTCTGGTGCAGTGGCTGCCCGGCGTGCTGACCTTCATCGGCACGACCTACCTGGGCTACCACTGGTTCACCGACAGCATCGGTGGATACCTGCTCGGACTGCTGATCGCGCGGCTGCTCCTGCGGGTGCCGTGGCGGACCGTTCCCCTCCCGCGCTGGCTGGACCGGGCACCGCCCTGA
- a CDS encoding VOC family protein: MTHEAPDYFRPEHGMVLTHLLIVRDVDRSREFYQKVLGATVIREREPAILRFHNGYLVINNEGGPTDDKPTVRAQAPADPDSLSSALNIRVNDVRAVYEQWRSRGGQFLTEPKDHGVEIRCYLRDPDGYLIELGQATGILAQMAGTSAG, translated from the coding sequence ATGACGCACGAAGCACCGGACTACTTCCGACCGGAGCACGGCATGGTGCTCACCCACCTGCTGATCGTGCGGGACGTGGACCGGTCCCGTGAGTTCTACCAGAAGGTGTTGGGTGCCACCGTGATACGTGAACGCGAGCCGGCGATCCTCCGGTTCCACAACGGCTACCTGGTGATCAACAACGAGGGTGGCCCCACCGACGACAAGCCGACCGTACGGGCCCAGGCGCCGGCGGACCCGGACTCGCTCAGCAGCGCGCTGAACATCCGCGTCAACGACGTGCGGGCCGTCTACGAGCAGTGGCGCTCGCGCGGCGGGCAGTTCCTGACCGAGCCCAAGGACCACGGGGTCGAGATTCGCTGCTACCTGCGGGACCCGGACGGCTACCTGATCGAACTCGGCCAGGCCACGGGCATCCTCGCGCAGATGGCGGGCACGTCCGCCGGCTGA
- a CDS encoding DUF6194 family protein: protein MASFASTHRASDFDDDGLVAAVGSAPSADDVADRILALPEVAVVQADEASGAPPSSWGDRFFFVGDGRRQPFATIVGHDTAGFDDDFQLDRPGVFRLSIELGREEFQRRFGYPPARFADHRASLDPTVLDEIGPHPVYGTHGWACVLNPVRALAEVDRLLAHAHGRALDRHHRSLRRRQSRD from the coding sequence ATGGCTTCTTTCGCATCCACCCACCGGGCGTCCGACTTCGATGACGACGGCCTCGTCGCCGCGGTCGGTTCGGCACCGAGCGCCGACGACGTCGCCGACCGCATCCTCGCCCTGCCCGAGGTCGCCGTGGTCCAGGCCGACGAGGCTTCCGGCGCCCCGCCGTCCAGCTGGGGTGACCGGTTCTTCTTCGTCGGCGACGGGCGCCGCCAACCCTTCGCCACGATCGTCGGGCACGACACCGCCGGTTTCGACGACGACTTCCAGCTCGACCGGCCCGGCGTCTTCCGACTCAGCATCGAGCTCGGCCGCGAGGAGTTCCAGCGCCGGTTCGGCTACCCGCCGGCACGGTTCGCCGACCACCGCGCCTCGCTCGACCCCACCGTCCTCGACGAGATCGGCCCCCATCCCGTCTACGGCACCCACGGCTGGGCCTGCGTACTCAACCCTGTTCGGGCCCTGGCCGAGGTCGACCGGCTGCTCGCGCACGCCCACGGTCGGGCACTGGACCGGCACCACCGCTCGCTGCGCCGGCGGCAGAGCCGGGACTGA
- a CDS encoding DMT family transporter: protein MGQISAGAVLAIGAAAAFGAASVLQFCASHAVPEERAGQPRLLVRLLRIRGWRWSTLLAAAAFALQVAALSMAPLLLVQPLLVTGLVWYVLLFGLLQHRRPDARSLLESGLCLLGLGAFLAVAQPARSHGKGFESFGSAALLGVVVVATVGGCLLSALKLGRKWRPLPLAVAAGICYGVTAGLISSLGLRFEPSALAVFGQWQVYAIAVLGPFGVLLSQNAYQAGPMGAPALATITVTDPLVSIAVGLLWLDERIRTGPWIVLGEVLALAVVVVAVSLLARRAPHVAGA from the coding sequence GTGGGACAGATCTCGGCCGGTGCCGTGCTGGCCATCGGCGCCGCCGCGGCGTTCGGCGCGGCCTCGGTGCTGCAGTTCTGCGCCTCCCACGCGGTTCCTGAGGAGCGGGCCGGACAGCCGAGGCTGTTGGTACGCCTGCTCCGGATCCGGGGCTGGCGCTGGTCGACACTGCTCGCGGCGGCGGCCTTCGCCCTGCAGGTCGCGGCGTTGAGCATGGCGCCGCTGCTGCTGGTGCAACCGCTGCTGGTGACCGGCCTGGTGTGGTACGTCCTGTTGTTCGGCCTGCTTCAGCACCGCCGGCCGGACGCGCGGAGCCTGCTGGAATCGGGGTTGTGCCTGCTCGGGCTCGGCGCCTTCCTGGCGGTCGCGCAGCCGGCGCGCAGCCACGGCAAGGGGTTCGAGTCGTTCGGGTCTGCCGCGCTGCTCGGCGTCGTGGTGGTGGCCACCGTGGGCGGGTGCCTGCTGAGCGCCCTGAAGCTGGGCCGCAAGTGGCGACCGCTGCCGTTGGCCGTCGCCGCCGGTATCTGCTACGGCGTGACGGCCGGGCTGATCAGCAGCCTCGGGCTGCGGTTCGAGCCCAGCGCGCTGGCGGTGTTCGGCCAGTGGCAGGTGTACGCGATCGCCGTGCTCGGACCGTTCGGCGTGCTGCTGAGCCAGAACGCCTACCAGGCCGGCCCGATGGGTGCCCCGGCCCTGGCCACGATCACCGTCACCGACCCGTTGGTGTCCATCGCGGTCGGGTTGCTCTGGCTCGACGAGCGGATCAGGACCGGCCCCTGGATCGTGCTGGGCGAGGTGCTCGCGTTGGCGGTGGTGGTCGTCGCGGTCTCCCTCCTCGCCCGGCGGGCACCCCACGTCGCCGGCGCGTAG